One Chloroflexota bacterium DNA segment encodes these proteins:
- a CDS encoding M20/M25/M40 family metallo-hydrolase, whose translation MSNPIDQYIEQHLNDNIAELSRLCAQPSVSAQGVGITECAELVAEMLRVRGFSTQIYPTPGHPVVTAEIKGKRDKTLLFYNHYDVQPPEPLELWESPAFTPTVREGKLFARGVSDDKGHIQSRLAALDAFKAVNGDYPCNIKFVIEGEEEISSVNLPAFVASHTRELHADACIWEFGGVNFEDRPIMFLGMRGICYVELSVTCLTQDVHSGVGGSIFPNAAWRLAWALGALKDRNERILIPGFYDDAKPPSARDLELLARLPDETGDWRTRYGVSIFLKGLQPGVELRREAVFVPTCTICGLNAGYQGKGSKTVLPARASAKVDFRLVPDQDPEDIVAKLRRHLDAQGFNDVQIEFIGGEKPGRTDPDHPFIKLVTDAAREVYQKEMEIAPMIGGSGPYHAFAHYLNVPIGSSGVGHPGSQAHAPNENIRLDLFVKGTQHTARIVQKFAENF comes from the coding sequence ATGTCGAATCCGATTGATCAGTACATCGAACAACATTTGAACGACAACATCGCCGAGTTGTCGCGGCTATGCGCGCAACCGAGCGTGTCCGCGCAAGGCGTCGGCATCACAGAGTGCGCCGAACTCGTCGCGGAAATGTTGCGCGTGCGTGGATTCTCGACCCAGATTTATCCCACGCCCGGGCATCCCGTAGTCACTGCCGAGATCAAAGGCAAGCGCGACAAGACGCTCTTGTTTTACAATCACTATGACGTTCAACCGCCCGAACCGCTCGAACTCTGGGAATCGCCGGCGTTCACGCCGACCGTGCGCGAGGGAAAGTTGTTCGCGCGCGGTGTGAGCGACGACAAGGGGCACATCCAATCGCGCCTTGCCGCGCTCGATGCATTCAAAGCCGTGAACGGCGACTATCCGTGCAACATCAAGTTCGTCATCGAGGGCGAAGAAGAAATCAGCAGTGTCAATTTGCCCGCGTTCGTCGCCTCGCACACGCGCGAACTGCACGCCGACGCGTGCATCTGGGAATTCGGCGGCGTCAATTTCGAGGATCGCCCAATCATGTTCCTGGGTATGCGCGGCATCTGCTACGTCGAGTTGTCGGTGACGTGCCTGACCCAGGATGTCCATTCGGGCGTCGGCGGCTCGATCTTTCCGAACGCGGCGTGGCGGCTCGCGTGGGCGCTCGGCGCATTGAAGGATCGCAACGAACGCATCCTCATCCCAGGATTCTACGACGACGCCAAGCCGCCCAGCGCGCGCGATCTGGAATTGCTCGCGCGCTTGCCCGATGAAACCGGCGATTGGCGCACGCGGTACGGCGTCAGCATATTTTTGAAAGGTCTGCAACCCGGCGTCGAGTTGCGCCGCGAAGCCGTCTTCGTCCCAACCTGTACGATTTGCGGTCTGAATGCCGGTTATCAAGGCAAAGGATCGAAAACGGTGTTGCCCGCGCGTGCGAGCGCCAAAGTGGATTTTCGCCTCGTGCCCGATCAAGACCCGGAAGACATTGTTGCGAAACTACGCCGGCATCTCGACGCGCAGGGGTTCAACGACGTGCAGATCGAATTCATCGGCGGCGAAAAACCGGGACGCACCGATCCCGATCATCCGTTTATCAAACTCGTGACGGACGCGGCGCGCGAGGTATATCAGAAGGAAATGGAGATCGCGCCGATGATTGGCGGCAGCGGACCGTACCACGCATTCGCACATTACTTGAACGTGCCGATTGGCAGTTCGGGCGTCGGGCATCCTGGGTCGCAAGCGCATGCGCCGAATGAAAACATCCGGCTCGATTTGTTCGTCAAGGGCACGCAACACACCGCACGCATCGTTCAGAAATTCGCGGAGAATTTTTGA
- a CDS encoding HNH endonuclease → MAHDVLVLNQNFEPLNVCPTKRAVVLLISGKAEIVLDGRGYIPTATAKFPRPSVIRLAAQVHRPRPHIKLTRRAIFRRDNFTCQYCGVQSHHLTVDHVMPRHRGGKHTWNNVVSACPPCNRRKGGKLLTEVRMTLRHPPIEPPSTTRALFGHYLDEYHDWEPFLGDQ, encoded by the coding sequence ATGGCTCACGACGTTCTCGTTCTGAATCAAAACTTTGAGCCGCTGAATGTTTGCCCCACCAAACGCGCCGTCGTCCTCCTCATCAGCGGCAAAGCCGAAATCGTGTTGGATGGTCGCGGCTACATTCCGACCGCCACCGCCAAATTTCCGCGCCCCTCGGTCATTCGTCTCGCGGCGCAAGTGCACCGTCCGCGTCCGCACATCAAGTTAACCCGGCGCGCGATTTTTCGCCGCGATAATTTCACGTGCCAATACTGCGGCGTGCAATCGCATCACCTCACGGTTGATCACGTGATGCCGCGGCATCGCGGCGGCAAACACACATGGAACAATGTCGTCAGCGCGTGCCCGCCGTGCAATCGGCGCAAAGGCGGCAAACTCCTCACCGAAGTGCGGATGACCTTGCGCCATCCGCCGATTGAGCCGCCCAGCACGACGCGCGCGTTGTTCGGACACTACCTCGATGAGTATCACGATTGGGAACCATTCTTGGGCGATCAATGA